Proteins from a genomic interval of Rosa chinensis cultivar Old Blush chromosome 2, RchiOBHm-V2, whole genome shotgun sequence:
- the LOC112189417 gene encoding GDSL esterase/lipase 1 isoform X1, which produces MANTSFHNFIFGFCTSLLIITTLSHSERGSSKKEHAPIFIFGDSIFDAGNNNYINTSLRANFRPYGDVFFKYPTGRFSNGRLISDFIAEYAKLPIIPPYLQPGNHQFTYGANFASAGAGALVETSQGLVIDLTSQLSYFEQVRKSLRKNLGDEEAKTLISRAIYLFSVGGNDYSYIFGTNSSILRTYSHREFVGTVLGNITAAIEEIYKKGGRNFGFLSLDPLGCLPFARAVEQEQKGHGCFEEITPYVKLHNKALPKLLQKLETKLKGFRYSLSDYNEFLRDRMNHPSKYGFEEGKVACCGSGPYRGILSCGGERGIKEYYLCPNASKYVFFDSAHPTERVNQQFARLFWSGTPNSTAPYNLKALFEN; this is translated from the exons ATGGCAAACACCAGCTTCCATAACTTTATCTTTGGTTTCTGTACAAGCCTTCTCATCATCACAACCCTTAGCCACAGCGAGCGTGGGTCGTCGAAGAAGGAACATGCACCTATTTTCATCTTCGGGGATTCAATATTTGATGCTGGAAACAATAACTACATCAACACTAGTTTGCGGGCAAATTTTCGGCCATATGGTGATGTCTTTTTTAAATATCCAACGGGAAGATTTTCGAATGGTCGTTTAATTTCAGATTTTATAG CTGAGTATGCAAAACTACCTATTATTCCACCATATCTACAACCCGGCAACCATCAATTTACATATGGTGCAAACTTTGCATCTGCAGGAGCTGGTGCTCTAGTTGAAACTAGCCAAGGTTTG GTGATAGACCTTACTTCCCAGCTTTCATATTTTGAGCAAGTTCGTAAGTCATTGAGGAAGAATTTAGGGGATGAAGAAGCTAAGACTCTGATATCAAGAGCTATTTACTTGTTTAGTGTCGGAGGCAACGATTACTCATACATATTTGGTACAAACTCCagcatccttcgaacctacTCTCATAGGGAATTTGTAGGAACAGTTCTAGGCAACATAACTGCAGCAATCGAA GAAATATACAAGAAAGGAGGAAGAAATTTTGGGTTTCTTAGCCTTGATCCTCTTGGTTGTTTACCGTTCGCAAGAGCTGTTGAGCAGGAACAAAAAGGTCATGGATGCTTTGAAGAAATTACGCCGTATGTAAAACTCCACAACAAAGCACTTCCAAAACTCCTTCAGAAGCTAGAGACTAAACTCAAGGGATTCAGATATTCACTTTCTGACTATAATGAGTTTCTGAGAGATAGGATGAATCACCCTTCTAAATATG GTTTTGAGGAGGGGAAGGTGGCATGTTGTGGAAGTGGTCCATATAGAGGAATTTTAAGCTGCGGAGGCGAAAGAGGTATCAAAGAGTATTATTTGTGCCCTAATGCAAGTAAATATGTCTTCTTTGACTCTGCCCATCCAACAGAAAGGGTCAATCAGCAATTTGCTAGGCTATTCTGGAGTGGAACTCCCAATTCCACTGCCCCTTACAATCTCAAAGCACTATTCGAAAATTGA
- the LOC112190245 gene encoding RNA polymerase II C-terminal domain phosphatase-like 4, which yields MLMALFFIPFLIFYIFKAWIKHKDNLILMEIYHFFRSSCSQFGFTCESLSELKSDESEPEGALANVLDLLKRIHKIFFYELGGNLLYRDVRQVLKTVRKEVLKGCKVVFSRIIPSKVQADNHHPWKMAEQQIICGESNLKTSFLSVK from the exons ATGCTGATGGCTTTGTTCTTCATTCCCTTCTTGATCTTTTATATATTCAAG GCATGGATAAAGCACAAGGACAATCTAATTTTGATGGAAATATATCATTTTTTTAGATCTAGTTGTTCCCAATTTGGGTTCACTTGTGAGTCTCTTTCAGAGTTGAAGAGTGATGAGAGTGAGCCTGAAGGAGCTCTTGCAAATGTTCTTGACCTTCTGAAGCGAATCCACAAGATTTTCTTTTAT GAATTGGGAGGCAATCTTTTATATAGAGACGTAAGGCAG GTTCTGAAAACTGTTAGGAAGGAAGTCTTGAAGGGGTGCAAAGTTGTGTTCAGCCGTATAATTCCTTCAAAAGTCCAGGCTGATAATCATCACCCGTGGAAGATGGCAGAGCAGCAAATTATATGTGGCGAAAGCAACCTGAAGACAAGTTTCCTGTCagtgaaatga
- the LOC112189417 gene encoding GDSL esterase/lipase 1 isoform X2, with amino-acid sequence MANTSFHNFIFGFCTSLLIITTLSHSERGSSKKEHAPIFIFGDSIFDAGNNNYINTSLRANFRPYGDVFFKYPTGRFSNGRLISDFIGAGALVETSQGLVIDLTSQLSYFEQVRKSLRKNLGDEEAKTLISRAIYLFSVGGNDYSYIFGTNSSILRTYSHREFVGTVLGNITAAIEEIYKKGGRNFGFLSLDPLGCLPFARAVEQEQKGHGCFEEITPYVKLHNKALPKLLQKLETKLKGFRYSLSDYNEFLRDRMNHPSKYGFEEGKVACCGSGPYRGILSCGGERGIKEYYLCPNASKYVFFDSAHPTERVNQQFARLFWSGTPNSTAPYNLKALFEN; translated from the exons ATGGCAAACACCAGCTTCCATAACTTTATCTTTGGTTTCTGTACAAGCCTTCTCATCATCACAACCCTTAGCCACAGCGAGCGTGGGTCGTCGAAGAAGGAACATGCACCTATTTTCATCTTCGGGGATTCAATATTTGATGCTGGAAACAATAACTACATCAACACTAGTTTGCGGGCAAATTTTCGGCCATATGGTGATGTCTTTTTTAAATATCCAACGGGAAGATTTTCGAATGGTCGTTTAATTTCAGATTTTATAG GAGCTGGTGCTCTAGTTGAAACTAGCCAAGGTTTG GTGATAGACCTTACTTCCCAGCTTTCATATTTTGAGCAAGTTCGTAAGTCATTGAGGAAGAATTTAGGGGATGAAGAAGCTAAGACTCTGATATCAAGAGCTATTTACTTGTTTAGTGTCGGAGGCAACGATTACTCATACATATTTGGTACAAACTCCagcatccttcgaacctacTCTCATAGGGAATTTGTAGGAACAGTTCTAGGCAACATAACTGCAGCAATCGAA GAAATATACAAGAAAGGAGGAAGAAATTTTGGGTTTCTTAGCCTTGATCCTCTTGGTTGTTTACCGTTCGCAAGAGCTGTTGAGCAGGAACAAAAAGGTCATGGATGCTTTGAAGAAATTACGCCGTATGTAAAACTCCACAACAAAGCACTTCCAAAACTCCTTCAGAAGCTAGAGACTAAACTCAAGGGATTCAGATATTCACTTTCTGACTATAATGAGTTTCTGAGAGATAGGATGAATCACCCTTCTAAATATG GTTTTGAGGAGGGGAAGGTGGCATGTTGTGGAAGTGGTCCATATAGAGGAATTTTAAGCTGCGGAGGCGAAAGAGGTATCAAAGAGTATTATTTGTGCCCTAATGCAAGTAAATATGTCTTCTTTGACTCTGCCCATCCAACAGAAAGGGTCAATCAGCAATTTGCTAGGCTATTCTGGAGTGGAACTCCCAATTCCACTGCCCCTTACAATCTCAAAGCACTATTCGAAAATTGA